Proteins found in one Massilia sp. H6 genomic segment:
- the pilB gene encoding type IV-A pilus assembly ATPase PilB, which produces MAAVFPNSTTGTQLSAPLSAQMSAQLPALARALVQASRLSAGQADALQKKAASDKTAFIDILLDSGIIDPASLASFCAETFGYPLLDLSSFAPEAFPLAAIDTKLMQAQRVIALAKRGNKMSVALSDPTNTQALDQIKFQSEAAVEPVIVAHDILLKLLAGLAKSAEQSLNDLAGEEAAIEFAEEDTQAAAPLDAPSDVEDAPIVRFLNKILMDAVQMGASDIHFEPYEKYYRIRLRVDGVLRDHAAPPLSIREKLVSRIKVLAKLDISEKRVPQDGRMRLIMGPTRTIDFRVSTLPTLFGEKTVMRILDATQAQMGIDALGYDADQKAMLLEAISRPYGMVLVTGPTGSGKTVSLYTCLNVLNKPGINISTAEDPAEINLPGVNQVNVNDRAGLTFPVALKSFLRQDPDIIMVGEIRDLETADIAIKAAQTGHMVFSTLHTNDAPSTLTRLMNMGVAPFNIASSVILITAQRLARRLCTCKQPLDTSREALVAAGYRDSDLDGGWKPYGPVGCDRCLGSGYKGRVGIYQLMPITPAIESLILTHGNAMEIAAQAEKEGVNSLRRSGLMKVKQGLTSLEEVLGCTNE; this is translated from the coding sequence ATGGCAGCAGTCTTTCCCAACTCGACCACTGGCACGCAATTGTCCGCGCCATTGTCGGCGCAGATGTCGGCCCAGCTGCCGGCACTGGCGCGCGCGCTGGTCCAGGCCAGCCGGTTGAGCGCGGGTCAGGCCGACGCGCTGCAGAAAAAAGCGGCAAGCGACAAGACCGCGTTCATCGACATCCTGCTCGACAGCGGCATCATCGACCCGGCCAGCCTGGCGAGCTTCTGCGCCGAGACCTTCGGCTATCCGCTACTGGACCTGTCGAGCTTCGCACCGGAAGCCTTTCCGCTGGCCGCCATCGACACCAAGCTGATGCAGGCCCAGCGCGTGATTGCCCTGGCCAAGCGCGGCAACAAGATGTCGGTGGCGCTGTCCGACCCCACCAACACCCAGGCCCTGGACCAGATTAAATTCCAGAGCGAAGCGGCGGTGGAGCCGGTGATCGTGGCCCACGACATCCTGCTCAAGCTCCTGGCCGGACTGGCCAAGAGCGCCGAGCAAAGCCTGAACGACCTTGCCGGCGAAGAAGCGGCCATTGAATTTGCCGAGGAAGACACCCAGGCTGCCGCCCCGCTGGACGCGCCGAGCGATGTCGAGGACGCGCCGATCGTGCGCTTCCTGAACAAGATTCTGATGGATGCGGTGCAGATGGGCGCCTCGGACATCCACTTCGAACCCTACGAAAAATACTATCGCATCCGGCTGCGCGTGGACGGCGTGCTGCGCGACCATGCTGCGCCGCCGCTGTCGATCCGCGAAAAGCTGGTCTCGCGCATCAAGGTGCTGGCCAAGCTCGACATCTCCGAAAAGCGCGTGCCCCAGGACGGCCGCATGCGCCTGATCATGGGCCCGACCCGCACCATCGATTTCCGCGTCTCGACCCTGCCGACGCTGTTCGGCGAAAAGACCGTGATGCGTATCCTCGACGCCACCCAGGCGCAGATGGGCATCGACGCGCTCGGCTACGACGCCGACCAGAAGGCGATGCTGCTCGAAGCGATCTCGCGCCCCTACGGCATGGTGCTGGTCACCGGCCCGACCGGCTCGGGCAAGACCGTGTCGCTGTACACCTGCCTGAACGTGCTCAACAAGCCCGGCATCAACATCTCGACCGCGGAAGACCCGGCCGAGATCAACCTGCCTGGCGTGAACCAGGTGAACGTCAACGACCGCGCCGGCCTGACCTTCCCGGTGGCCTTGAAATCGTTTTTGCGCCAGGATCCGGACATCATCATGGTCGGCGAGATCCGCGACCTCGAGACCGCCGACATCGCGATCAAGGCTGCCCAGACCGGCCACATGGTGTTTTCGACGCTGCACACCAACGACGCGCCGTCGACCCTGACCCGCCTGATGAACATGGGCGTGGCGCCGTTCAACATTGCCTCGTCGGTGATCCTGATTACCGCGCAGCGCCTGGCGCGCCGCCTGTGCACCTGCAAGCAGCCACTCGACACCAGCCGCGAGGCGCTGGTGGCGGCCGGCTACCGCGACAGCGACCTCGACGGTGGCTGGAAGCCCTATGGCCCGGTGGGCTGCGACCGCTGCCTCGGCTCGGGCTACAAGGGCCGGGTCGGCATCTACCAGCTGATGCCGATCACGCCCGCGATCGAATCCTTGATCCTGACCCACGGCAATGCGATGGAAATCGCCGCCCAGGCCGAGAAGGAAGGCGTCAATTCGCTGCGCCGCTCGGGCCTGATGAAAGTGAAACAGGGGCTGACCAGCCTCGAAGAAGTGCTCGGCTGTACCAACGAATAG
- a CDS encoding methyl-accepting chemotaxis protein translates to MSIKRRIWALPVISAIIFGLGAGASTMIANNARQSITTTASVDYPVLDASKALILDVAGITDSLRDAVAEGDKEKITQVGEQATKLRAKLDKFKAIPGQLDTGTRLGKEFDAYYAPALSAARIMLEMEEGDPQAVVGKMQSALSTLNGDLTKVNEAAQRQFATGIEDSKNSVNQVMLAMLLTALVVIATLALVSWVVVRTIWRQLGGEPAYAREIARAVAAGDLSTEIRIEAGDKSSLLVALKDMRGRLATLVAEIKASADTIALASAEIASGNADLAQRTESQAASLDRTTRSMEELTGAVRENASAASQANALVETATNIATRGGEVVGGVVTTMGDINSSANKIVEIISVIDGIAFQTNILALNAAVEAARAGEQGRGFAVVAGEVRNLAQRSAAAAKEIKGLIGDSVAKVSAGSVLVDEAGVTMGQIVDSVRKVQTIMAEISAAGARQSAGIDEIGRAIGSIDEMTQQNSALVEEASAAAESLTEQTTQLTVALSVFKIETATPVSNGAPNRLALR, encoded by the coding sequence ATGAGCATCAAGCGCAGGATCTGGGCATTGCCCGTTATTTCCGCAATTATTTTTGGCCTGGGAGCAGGCGCGAGCACGATGATCGCCAACAACGCGCGCCAGTCGATTACCACGACCGCCAGCGTCGATTATCCGGTGCTCGATGCTTCCAAGGCACTCATCCTCGACGTCGCGGGCATTACCGACAGCTTGCGCGACGCAGTCGCCGAGGGCGACAAGGAAAAGATCACCCAGGTCGGCGAGCAGGCTACCAAGCTGCGCGCCAAGCTGGACAAATTCAAGGCGATTCCGGGCCAGCTCGACACCGGTACCCGCCTGGGCAAGGAATTCGACGCCTACTATGCGCCGGCCCTGTCGGCCGCGCGCATCATGCTCGAAATGGAAGAAGGCGACCCGCAGGCCGTGGTCGGCAAGATGCAGTCGGCGCTGTCGACCCTCAACGGCGACCTGACCAAGGTCAATGAAGCGGCCCAGCGCCAGTTCGCCACCGGCATCGAGGACAGCAAGAACAGCGTCAACCAGGTCATGCTCGCGATGCTGCTCACCGCGCTGGTGGTGATCGCCACGCTGGCGCTGGTGTCGTGGGTTGTGGTGCGCACTATCTGGCGCCAGCTCGGCGGCGAACCGGCCTATGCGCGCGAGATCGCGCGCGCCGTGGCCGCGGGCGACCTGTCGACCGAGATCCGTATCGAAGCCGGCGACAAGAGCAGCCTGCTGGTGGCGCTGAAGGACATGCGCGGCCGCCTGGCGACCCTGGTCGCCGAGATCAAGGCATCGGCCGACACCATCGCGCTGGCCAGCGCCGAAATCGCCAGCGGCAACGCCGACCTGGCGCAGCGTACCGAATCGCAGGCGGCAAGCCTGGACCGCACCACCCGTTCGATGGAAGAACTGACCGGCGCCGTGCGTGAAAACGCCAGCGCAGCCAGCCAGGCCAATGCGCTGGTGGAAACCGCGACCAATATCGCCACCCGCGGCGGCGAAGTGGTCGGCGGCGTGGTCACGACCATGGGCGACATCAACAGCTCGGCCAACAAGATCGTCGAGATCATCTCGGTTATTGACGGTATCGCCTTCCAGACCAATATCCTGGCGCTCAATGCGGCAGTCGAAGCGGCGCGCGCCGGCGAACAGGGCCGCGGCTTCGCGGTGGTCGCGGGCGAGGTGCGCAACCTGGCGCAGCGTTCGGCAGCGGCAGCCAAGGAAATCAAGGGCTTGATTGGCGACTCGGTGGCCAAGGTATCGGCCGGCAGCGTGCTGGTGGACGAAGCCGGCGTGACCATGGGCCAGATCGTGGACTCGGTGCGCAAGGTGCAGACCATCATGGCCGAGATCAGCGCCGCCGGCGCCCGCCAGAGCGCCGGCATCGACGAGATCGGCCGGGCCATCGGCAGCATCGACGAAATGACCCAGCAAAATTCGGCCCTGGTCGAAGAAGCCTCGGCGGCCGCCGAATCGCTCACCGAACAGACCACCCAGCTGACGGTGGCGCTGTCGGTGTTCAAGATCGAGACGGCAACGCCAGTCTCGAACGGCGCGCCGAACCGGCTGGCATTGCGCTAG
- a CDS encoding porin, with amino-acid sequence MKKRLIATLLALPLATSMSFAQESAGFPAIKVSGFGTAALTYADVKGAEFARPNQASGSSQNFRTGIDSNLGLQADMPVNSWISLTAQGLVRKDAEPGYGAELSWAFAKFRISDEVSIRVGRVGLPVFMISDYRNVGYANTMLRPPAEVYSQVPFSSVDGLDVTWQHGFGDTTVTSQLAYGSVKSPISGNLHAEGDNVYALNVSAEHGPFIVRAGHAITDITIEDSTSLNSLVSGLRAAGAGYRFPQLAPLAAEIEAKDKRGQFSSLGMSMDWNNIVVQTEFAKRKSKTYINDTSSWYVMAGYRIGKFLPYYTHSELKIDRAIVNTVPAACPAGFPAACTPTMQALGAGVRRLPNTGVGQGERTTDTVGVRWDFASSVALKAQIDRIKPKNGAGLFINAQPGFNDTVTVGAVALDFVF; translated from the coding sequence ATGAAAAAACGTTTGATTGCTACCCTGCTGGCGCTTCCGCTGGCAACTTCCATGAGCTTCGCGCAAGAAAGCGCCGGCTTTCCTGCCATCAAGGTCAGTGGCTTCGGTACTGCCGCGCTGACGTATGCTGACGTCAAGGGTGCCGAATTCGCCCGTCCGAACCAGGCCAGCGGTTCGTCGCAGAATTTCCGTACCGGCATCGACTCGAACCTCGGCCTGCAAGCCGACATGCCGGTCAATAGCTGGATCTCGCTGACCGCCCAGGGCCTGGTGCGCAAGGATGCAGAACCCGGCTACGGCGCCGAACTGAGCTGGGCGTTTGCCAAGTTCCGTATTTCCGACGAAGTCAGCATTCGCGTCGGCCGCGTCGGCCTGCCGGTCTTCATGATCTCGGATTACCGCAACGTCGGCTACGCCAACACCATGCTGCGCCCACCGGCGGAAGTCTATTCGCAGGTGCCGTTCAGCAGCGTCGACGGTCTTGACGTCACCTGGCAGCACGGATTCGGCGACACCACCGTTACTTCGCAGCTGGCCTATGGCAGCGTGAAGTCGCCAATCTCGGGCAACCTCCATGCCGAAGGCGATAACGTCTACGCCCTGAATGTCAGCGCCGAGCATGGCCCGTTCATCGTGCGCGCCGGTCATGCCATTACCGACATCACCATCGAAGATTCGACCTCGCTCAACAGCCTGGTAAGCGGCCTGCGCGCCGCCGGCGCCGGCTATCGTTTCCCGCAGCTGGCCCCGCTGGCTGCCGAAATCGAAGCCAAGGACAAGCGCGGACAGTTCAGTTCGCTGGGCATGTCGATGGACTGGAACAACATCGTGGTCCAGACCGAGTTCGCCAAGCGCAAGAGCAAGACCTATATCAACGACACCAGCTCGTGGTATGTGATGGCCGGCTACCGTATCGGCAAGTTCCTGCCGTACTACACCCATAGCGAACTGAAGATCGACCGCGCCATCGTCAACACCGTACCGGCAGCCTGCCCGGCCGGCTTCCCGGCCGCCTGCACCCCGACCATGCAGGCGCTTGGCGCCGGCGTGCGCCGCCTGCCCAACACCGGCGTGGGCCAGGGCGAGCGTACCACCGACACGGTTGGCGTGCGCTGGGACTTCGCCAGCTCGGTGGCACTGAAGGCACAGATCGACCGCATCAAGCCAAAGAATGGTGCCGGCCTGTTCATCAATGCCCAGCCTGGTTTCAACGACACCGTCACCGTCGGCGCCGTCGCCCTCGATTTCGTTTTCTAA